A window of Helicobacter pylori genomic DNA:
TAGCTGTATGGCATGCGGCTTTAGTTTAAGGGGATTATTTTATCGTAACAAGGAGTTTTTATGGGCGGTTTTTCAATGGCGATGTTGAAAGATTATGTGGATATATTTGTGTTTGCGGTGCTTGGCGTGGCTAGTTTTTTAGCTTTGTGGTTTGTGATTGAAAGAATTATTTTTTATTCCAAAGTCAATTTGAAGGCTTATGATGATATAGACGCCCTAAATTTGGATTTAACCAAGAACTTGACCATTCTTTATGTGATTTATTCTAACGCGCCTTATGTGGGCTTGTTAGGAACGGTTTTAGGGATCATGGTGATTTTCTATGACATGGGCGTGAGCGGCGGGATGGACGCTAAAACGATCATGGTAGGTTTGTCTTTGGCTTTAAAAGCGACCGCTCTAGGGCTTGCTGTGGCGATTCCTACTTTGATCGCTTATAATAGCTTGTTGAGAAAATCCGATGTTTTGAGTGAAAAATTTAGGATCATGAAAAAATGAAAAGCATTAGAAGAGGCGATGGGCTGAATGTTGTCCCTTTCATTGATATTATGCTCGTTTTACTAGCGATCGTGTTGAGTATTTCTACTTTTATCGCGCAAGGTAAGATTAAGGTCAGTCTCCCTAACGCTAAAAATGCCGAAAAAACGCAGTCAAACGATCAAAAAGTGGTGGTTATCTCTGTAGATGAGCATGACAACATTTTCGTAGATGACAAACCGACGAATTTGGAAGCTTTGAGCGCTGTAGTCAAACAAACAGATCCTAAAACCCTTATAGATCTAAAAAGCGACAAAAGCTCTCGTTTTGAAACTTTTATCAGCATTATGGATATTTTAAAAGAGCATAATCATGAAAATTTCTCCATCTCCACGCAAGCTCAGTAAAGTTTCAACGAGCGTTAGCTTTTTAATCTCTTTTACTCTATACGCTCTAGGGTTTGGCTATTTTTTATTGCATGAAGACGCCCCAGCGCCTTTAGCGCAAGCGGGTACCACTAAGGTTACCATGAGTTTAGCCAGCATTAACACCAATTCCAAAACCAAAACCAACGCTGAATCGGCTAAACCCAAAGAAGAGCCTAAAGAAGAACCCAAAAAAGAAGAGCCTAAAAAAGAGGTAGCAAAGCCTAAACCTAAGCCCAAGCCCAAGCCCAAGCCCAAACCAAAGCCTGAGCCAAAACCGAAACCCAAACCTGAGCCTAAGCCAAAACCCGAGCCTAAGCCTGAGCCTAAAATAGAAGAGGTTAAGAAAGAAGAGCCAAAAGAAGAACCCAAAAAAGAAGAAGCCAAGGAAGAAGCTAAAGAAAAAAGCGCTCCTAAGCAAGTAACGACTAAAGACATTGTCAAAGAAAAAGACAAACAAGAAGAGTCTAACAAGACTTCTGATGGGGCCACTTCTGAAGCGCAAGCCTATAACCCAGGGGTGAGCAACGAATTTTTAATGAAGATCCAAACCGCTATTTCTTCTAAGAACCGCTACCCCAAAATGGCGCAGATTAGAGGCATTGAGGGCGAAGTGTTGGTGAGTTTTGTCATCAATCCTGATGGGAGCGTTACAGACATTAAGGTTGTCAAAAGCAACACGACTGACATTTTAAACCATGCGGCTTTAGAAGCTATTAAAAGCGCGGCGCATTTATTCCCTAAACCAGAAGAAACCGTGCATTTGAAAATCCCTATCGCTTATAGCTTGAAAGAAGACTGATTAGTCTTTCTTTTAAAGGCGATTGAAGCCTTAGAACCCCCCATTTTCCGCAATTTACAAAAAAAAAAAAAAAAACAAAATCTCTAAAATTTAGAGCTAAAATTAGCCATAAATTTCCATTTATTGCTTACAATACAAAGTTTCTTTTTTTAAAAGAAAAATCTATCAAAAGGAGAAAACATGAAAATCAAAAAGGCTCTCTTACTCTCCCTTTCTCTCATAGCTTCGCTATCAAGGGCTGAAGACGATGGCTTTTATACAAGCGTGGGCTATCAAATCGGTGAAGCCGCTCAAATGGTTAAAAACACCGGAGCGATACAAAGCCTTGAGAATAGAGTTGAACAACTAAACAACCTTTTAAACCAATACAATTACTTAAACTCCTTAGTCAATCTAGCCAGCACGCCCAGCGCGATCACCGGTGCGATCAACAATTTAAGCTCTAGTGCCATTAATCTCACTAGCGGTACCACCACTTCCCCGGCCTATCAAGCTGTGGCTTTAGCGCTCAATGCCGCTGTGGGCATGTGGCAAGTCATAGCCTTTGGCATTAGCTGTGGCCCTGGCCCTAATCTTGGCCCAGAACATTTAGAGAATGGAGGCGTTCGAACGTTTGATAACACGCCAAACTACAGCTACAACACCGGTAGCGGGACGACCACCACCAATTGCAATGGAGCGAGTAATGTAGGGCCTAATGGCATTCTATCTAGCAGCGAATACCAAGTTCTCAACACCGCTTATCAAACTATCCAAACCGCTCTAAACCAAAATCAAGGGGGCGGTATGCCTGCCTTGAACGGATCTAAAAAAATGGTAGTCAGCATCAATCAAACTTTCACAAGAAACCCCACAACAGAATACACTTATGCAAATGGAAGCGGCAATTATTATTCAGGCGGATCTTCAATCCCAATTCAACTAAGAATTAGCAGTGTCAATGACGCTGAAAACCTTTTGCAACAAGCCGCTACCATCATCAATGTCCTTACCACTCAAAACCCGCATGTGAATGGTGGCGGTGGGGCATGGGGTTTTGGCGGCAAGACCGGGACTGTGATGGATATTTTTGGCGATAGTTTTAACGCTATTAACGAGATGATTAAAAACGCTCAAACCGCCCTAGAAAAAACCCAACAACTCAACGCTAATGAAAACACCCAAATCACGCAACCAGATAATTTCAACCCCTACACTTCTAAAGACACACAATTCGCTCAAGAAATGCTCAACAGAGCGAACGCTCAAGCAGAGATTTTAAGCCTAGCCCAACAAGTAGCGAACAATTTCCACAGCATTCAAGGGCCTATCCAAGGCGATTTAGAAGAATGCACCGCAGGATCGGCTGGCGTGATTAACGACAACACTTATGGTTCAGGTTGCGCGTTTGTGAAAGAGACTCTCAATTCTTTGGAGCAACACACCGCTTATTATGGCAACCAGGTCAATCAAGAAAAAGCTTTGGCTCAAACCATTTTGAATTTTAAAGAAGCCCTTAGTGCTCTAAACAAGGACTCAAAAACGATCAACAGCAATCTCTCTCATTTGCCTAACGCTAAGTCTCTCCAAAACATGACGCATGCAGTTCAAAACCCTAATTCCCCAGAAGGTTTGCTCACTTATTCTTTGGATACCAACAAATACGACCAGCTCCAAACCATTAGGCAAGAATTAGGTAAAAACCCCTTTAGGAAAGTGGGCATCGTCAGCTCTCAAACCAACAACGGCGCGATGAACGGCATTGGCGTGCAAGTGGGCTACAAACAATTCTTTGGTAAAAAAAGGAATTGGGGGTTAAGATACTACGGCTTTTTTGATTACAACCACGCCTTTATCAAATCTAACTTTTTCAACTCCGCTTCTGATGTGTGGACTTATGGCGTGGGCATGGACGCTCTTTATAACTTCATCAACGACAAAAACACCAACTTTTTAGGCAAGAACAACAAGCTTTCTGTGGGGCTTTTTGGAGGCTTTGCGTTAGCCGGGACTTCGTGGCTCAATTCTGAGTATGTGAATTTGAACATGATGGGTAATATCTATAGCGCTAAGATGAATGTGGCTAATTTCCAATTTTTATTCAATTTGGGCTTGAGGATGAATCTCGCCAGACCCAAGAAAAAAGACAGCGATCATAGCGCTCAGCATGGCATTGAATTAGGCGTGAAAATCCCTACCATTAACACCAATTACTATTCTTTCATGGGGGCTGAGCTCAAATACAGAAGGCTCTATAGCCTTTTCTTAAACTATGTGTTCGCTTACTAGGTGGTGCAATTCTCTCTTTAAGAGAGAATTGACACATAGTTCAACACTAAATCTAAAGCCAACAATTTGATTAAGATCAAAGGCATTCGCTAAAGAAAAATACAGAAAATAAGAAATCCTGTAAAGATAGCCAAAACCTGCATGCTCACATCAAAACAAAGAATGGGGCTTTAGTTTTCTCTCTATTACAAGCATGGCAACTTATTGGATATTATTCTTGTCTTTAGTCGGCTTAGTTTTTGTGAAACCGCCCCTTCCTAAAGCAAGAGGCTTCCTAACTAAAGCGTCCCAACGGACACTAACCAACGGACACTAACATGAAAGGCTTTGTTCTTTAAAGTCTGCATGGACATTCCCTGCCCCAAAAAGACTAGAGATACTTTGCTATCTTTTAGTTTAAATATAGCCTAACGGCTATGCACTACTTGCATCTTCTCGCCCTAAAGGACGGAGTTTTTCGTGCTGTCGGGATAAAATGGGAATTTTAGCTTTGTTTAATGCCTTTGTGGGTGCGCTGTCTTTTTGCAAAATCTTTTCAATATTTTGTATTCCCCCTTTTTCAAAACACAATCCCTTATAAATTCAACTATTTTAAAATCACTTAATCAAAACATGTAAAAATTCTTTGGTGTGCGTGGCTTTGTGGGCGCGCGCGTTGTCCGCTTTAAAACGCATGTAAGTTTTGGTGGCTAAAGAGTAAGCGCCGTATTTTTTTAAGATATTTCTAATCTCTATTTCATTCATAAGCCCTTCATTGTTATAACTTAAAAAAATGTATTTGAATCGTGCTTTTTTGATCAAGTTTTCAAAGGCGTTTAAGATTTTAGCACGAGAGCAAAACGATGATTTCTGGTAATGGGGCAAGCCGGTTTTACCTTTTGGGATAAAGGGCGTATAAGCAGCAATCGTGTTTAACAAATGGTAATTCGCCCCGTATTGTCTCGCATTGTAAGGGGGGTCTAAATACAAAATATCCCCCGAAATCTTTTCAATCAAATCGCTAGAATCCTGCTGATACACTTCGTTAGCGTTTAAACTCAAATCAAAATGAGCGCCTTCTAAGATGAGTTCTTTTTGAGCGCTTTTTTTAAGGTGTTTTAAAAAAGCCCCATACACTGAAGCGGTGTTAGCCACCTTGTCCGCGCTCTCCAATAACGATGCGAGCAAAAAATAATACGCATGGCTATCAATATTTTGAGAACGCTTAAGCTCTTCAATTTTCAAGCGCATCGCATCAATTTTTTGAGCGTTTGTTTCGCTAAAATACTGCCTTGAACTCCCCCCTAAAGAATAATGCGAATAAATAAAGCCCTTTTTTAAAGCAACGCTATTGAGCCTATCAATAAGCTCTTGTTTGTTAGGGATCTCTTGAATGTTTGCAATATAATTTTGATTCAAAACAAAGCTATAATACTCCAAATCATTAGAAACAATCTTTTTTGCAACGCCCTTAAACGCGCGCCCCACAATGCCTGTCCCAGCGAATAGATCGCAAAAAACCGCGCCAGAGAGATCATTGCCCACAACCGCATGGATATTTTCTTTAATAAAGGGAATGAGCTTGTATTTAGAGCCGATGTAGTTCATTGCAACAACTATAGAGTGGTTTTTTGATGGTATCCAATTTGATACCCCTCATGATAGCCTTTTTGATACCCTTCATTATATATCTTGTCATTACAAATTTTCTTGTATTGTATGGGGTCATACTGGTAACAACCCACACAGCCATCATATTCAGCCTCCCCCTCGTAGAAAGGATAACGATTGCCAGGAATTTTTGTTGCATCAAATCTATAGCCAGTTTCTTTACATTCTTTACAAATTTGGCGTTTCTTGTCATTACAAGCCTTACATAAAGCTTGAAAATCATCAAAAGCCTGCATGCTTAAATTAGAAACTCTTGGATCATCCTTGCAACCATCTTTATGATCTACCTCTATCTTAGTGTTTTCAGAGTTGCCACGCACACCGCACATCGCACAACATTGTTGGCTATAGTAATTTTTAATGTCTTGACGGATACTTTGGTTAAAAACACATTCGGTATTATAGCCATTCAAACGCATTCTATCAATAGAATTTCCTAGAGTTTGCTCCTTATCAAATTCTAAGTTAAATTCTTTAGCTATAGATGAGTTCTTTCTGCACCAACTCCCCCCATTACCTAGCTGTAATCCTTGATATTTTCCTACAAATTCTGTAACGCTTACCCAACGACTCACCCCATTGTTATCAGGTTGAGCAAGTTCTAAAAATAACTCTTTTTTACTTTTATTCATCTTTAAAAAACCTCTTCTTTATAAATTTTAGGGTCAAAATAACCCACCAACCATAGCACAAATGAGATCAACTACTTATCTAAAACCTAACAATCCTTTATAATGATTTTAGCTTTAGCGCTCACAGCCGTAGAGCCTGTGGGCAAATCTGAAAGCACCACGGCATTAGCCCCAATCTTTGCGCCATCGCCTATACAAATCGCGCCCAAAACCTTAGCCCCCGCCCCCACTACCACACGATTACCCAAAGTAGGGTGGCGCTTACCCTTAAATTTTCCCGTGCCCCCTAGAGTTACGCCATGATAAATGGTAACATCATCTCCAATCTCTGTGGTCTCGCCAATCACCACGCCCATGCCATGATCGATAAAAAGCCCTCGCCCAATCTTAGCACCCGGATGGATTTCTATCCCAGTAATCAAGCGCGCCAGCTGAGAAAGCGCGCGTGCAATAAAATAAAACCCACGCTTGTGCAACGCATGCGCTAATCGGTGGCAAAGCAGCGCATGAATACCTGGATAAAGCAAGAAAACCTCCCACTTATTCCTAGCCGCCGGATCTTCTTGCAAAACGCGCTCCAAGCTATAAGATAAATCCTTTATGATAGAGTTTGTTTGTGTATTTTTCCCCTTCATTTAAGTTCCTCTCCCATAAAAAGAACAGCGATTGCTAGGAATTTTTGCATCCAATAAAATATTAGATCAACAATCCTTTCTAAATTATTGTTCAAGAATTGGTTATATGCGCTTTTATTGTTATCGGCACTGATGAAAACATTTCTCAAACCACTAGACATTGGCTATCCTTTCAAATTGTTTATTGTATTGGTATCTTACACTAATTATTATAGAGATAAAAGAAACCAAGAAATAACGATACAAGAACCAATAAAACACACCAATGCACGCTATAAAATCGCTAAAAAAACACAAACCCCCATAACAACAACCCAACAACAACCCAATCCAAACCCAAAAAAAGTTAAAAACTAAAACAACCCAACCAAAGCCTATCGCCACTAAAACAAAATATCAAGAGAATTCTTCCCAATAATCCTAAAGCACGCTAATGGAAGCATTCAAAACACCACCGTTTTGTTTTCATGCACAAAGACTCTGTCTTCTAAAACGAGTTTTAACGCCCTAGCCAAAACCAGTTTTTCTATATCCTTACCCGCTAGGCGCATTTTTTCCACGCTGTAATTGTGGTTAATGGGCAGAGTGTCTTGTATGATAATTGGCCCTGCATCAAGGCTTTCATTCACAAAATGCGCCGTGGCCCCAATGACCTTCACGCCCCTTTCAAACGCTTGCTGGTAAGGGTTAGCCCCAATGAATGCGGGCAAGAAACTATGATGGATATTTAGGATCTGGTTTTCATAGCGCTTTGTAAAATCATGGCTTAAAATGCGCATGTATTTGGCTAAAACGAGCAAGTCTGCGCTGACTTTATGCTTTAATTCCAAGTCTTTGATGATTTCTAAAATTTTTTTTTCATGCAAAGTTTGGTTAGTGCAAGGCGCATAAAAATAAGGGATGTCAAATTTTTCCACTAAAGGGCGTAAAATCTCATAATTAGCGATAACGCCTAAAACTTGAGCGTCTAATTCCCCCCCATACACTCTAAGAAGCAAATCCCCTAAACAATGGCTCTCTTTAGTAGCGAGTAAAACAATGTTTTTTTTGCGCGTTAAAATGACTTCAATGGATAGCTCTTTAAAATTTTCTAAAGCTTTAAAAAGGGCGGTTTTTAAGGATCGCTCTTCTTGTTCTTTGATTCCAACATTCAAGGGTGTAATTTCTTTTTGGATTTTTAGCCGCATGAAGAAGCGTTGTTTTAAAGGATCAACAAATTCATCGTTTTTAACGATATTATAGCCCTTGTTAGCGATAACGCTACTAATCGCACTCACCAGACCTTTAGCGTCTTTGGCTTGAATCTTTAAAATAAATTCTAACATTTTTATCTCATTAATAATTGATAGCCAAGCGCTTGCGTGATGATATGACTCGCTGATTGCGTGGCTTTTTCAATAAAACGCTCCATAGGGCTTTTTTCTAGCCAATAAGCTTTTTTAACCTTGCTCAATTCCATCAAACGATTTTGGGCTTGCTTAATCGTGCTGATTTTATCAATGAGCTTTAATTTTAGAGCGTTTTGGGCGCTAAAAACTTTCCCTTCAGCAAAATTTTTATAATCCTTAGCGTCTAGTTTTCTGGCCTTAGCGACATCATTCACAAACATTTGGTATTGCTCATTGACTAAATTTTGCAAAAAATCCTTTTCGTTCGGTTTCCACGCCCTAGTGAAAGTGCCTATTTCTTTATACTCGCCCGCATGCACGCCTTGAGTGGCTACGCCGACTTTATTGAGCAAATCTTCCACATTCGCGCCGGAAAAAATCACCCCAATAGAGCCGATCAAGCTCGCTTTAGAGGCATAAACTTCACTCGCTTGCATGCCCGCATAATAACTCCCGCTCGCCATAACCCCCCTAGCATACGCTAAAACGGGCATTTTTTGCTTCAAATCAGCGATTTTTTCGCTCAATTCCACGCTCGCTGACACAGCTCCACCAGGAGAGTCAATCAACAATAAAACGCCCTTAATGCTAGGGGTTTTTAAAATCTTATCCACTTCTTTGTCAAAATCTTCTGCGCTAAAAATCGCCCCATTCAAATAGAGTTTGGCGAGGTTGGGTGGGTTGCTTGGCGCGCTTTCTTTAGCGCTAAAAAAGACTAACACAATGAGTAATAGCACAAACGACTTGAAATACTTCGTGATAAAATCTAAAGGCATAATCACTAAAGCCTTAAAGATTTTTTGAATGAAACTCCACATGCAATTTTTCCTGAA
This region includes:
- the exbB gene encoding TonB-system energizer ExbB, which encodes MGGFSMAMLKDYVDIFVFAVLGVASFLALWFVIERIIFYSKVNLKAYDDIDALNLDLTKNLTILYVIYSNAPYVGLLGTVLGIMVIFYDMGVSGGMDAKTIMVGLSLALKATALGLAVAIPTLIAYNSLLRKSDVLSEKFRIMKK
- the exbD gene encoding TonB system transport protein ExbD, coding for MKSIRRGDGLNVVPFIDIMLVLLAIVLSISTFIAQGKIKVSLPNAKNAEKTQSNDQKVVVISVDEHDNIFVDDKPTNLEALSAVVKQTDPKTLIDLKSDKSSRFETFISIMDILKEHNHENFSISTQAQ
- a CDS encoding energy transducer TonB family protein is translated as MKISPSPRKLSKVSTSVSFLISFTLYALGFGYFLLHEDAPAPLAQAGTTKVTMSLASINTNSKTKTNAESAKPKEEPKEEPKKEEPKKEVAKPKPKPKPKPKPKPKPEPKPKPKPEPKPKPEPKPEPKIEEVKKEEPKEEPKKEEAKEEAKEKSAPKQVTTKDIVKEKDKQEESNKTSDGATSEAQAYNPGVSNEFLMKIQTAISSKNRYPKMAQIRGIEGEVLVSFVINPDGSVTDIKVVKSNTTDILNHAALEAIKSAAHLFPKPEETVHLKIPIAYSLKED
- a CDS encoding outer membrane protein gives rise to the protein MKIKKALLLSLSLIASLSRAEDDGFYTSVGYQIGEAAQMVKNTGAIQSLENRVEQLNNLLNQYNYLNSLVNLASTPSAITGAINNLSSSAINLTSGTTTSPAYQAVALALNAAVGMWQVIAFGISCGPGPNLGPEHLENGGVRTFDNTPNYSYNTGSGTTTTNCNGASNVGPNGILSSSEYQVLNTAYQTIQTALNQNQGGGMPALNGSKKMVVSINQTFTRNPTTEYTYANGSGNYYSGGSSIPIQLRISSVNDAENLLQQAATIINVLTTQNPHVNGGGGAWGFGGKTGTVMDIFGDSFNAINEMIKNAQTALEKTQQLNANENTQITQPDNFNPYTSKDTQFAQEMLNRANAQAEILSLAQQVANNFHSIQGPIQGDLEECTAGSAGVINDNTYGSGCAFVKETLNSLEQHTAYYGNQVNQEKALAQTILNFKEALSALNKDSKTINSNLSHLPNAKSLQNMTHAVQNPNSPEGLLTYSLDTNKYDQLQTIRQELGKNPFRKVGIVSSQTNNGAMNGIGVQVGYKQFFGKKRNWGLRYYGFFDYNHAFIKSNFFNSASDVWTYGVGMDALYNFINDKNTNFLGKNNKLSVGLFGGFALAGTSWLNSEYVNLNMMGNIYSAKMNVANFQFLFNLGLRMNLARPKKKDSDHSAQHGIELGVKIPTINTNYYSFMGAELKYRRLYSLFLNYVFAY
- a CDS encoding DNA adenine methylase, with translation MNYIGSKYKLIPFIKENIHAVVGNDLSGAVFCDLFAGTGIVGRAFKGVAKKIVSNDLEYYSFVLNQNYIANIQEIPNKQELIDRLNSVALKKGFIYSHYSLGGSSRQYFSETNAQKIDAMRLKIEELKRSQNIDSHAYYFLLASLLESADKVANTASVYGAFLKHLKKSAQKELILEGAHFDLSLNANEVYQQDSSDLIEKISGDILYLDPPYNARQYGANYHLLNTIAAYTPFIPKGKTGLPHYQKSSFCSRAKILNAFENLIKKARFKYIFLSYNNEGLMNEIEIRNILKKYGAYSLATKTYMRFKADNARAHKATHTKEFLHVLIK
- a CDS encoding HNH endonuclease, which gives rise to MNKSKKELFLELAQPDNNGVSRWVSVTEFVGKYQGLQLGNGGSWCRKNSSIAKEFNLEFDKEQTLGNSIDRMRLNGYNTECVFNQSIRQDIKNYYSQQCCAMCGVRGNSENTKIEVDHKDGCKDDPRVSNLSMQAFDDFQALCKACNDKKRQICKECKETGYRFDATKIPGNRYPFYEGEAEYDGCVGCYQYDPIQYKKICNDKIYNEGYQKGYHEGYQIGYHQKTTL
- the cysE gene encoding serine O-acetyltransferase — encoded protein: MKGKNTQTNSIIKDLSYSLERVLQEDPAARNKWEVFLLYPGIHALLCHRLAHALHKRGFYFIARALSQLARLITGIEIHPGAKIGRGLFIDHGMGVVIGETTEIGDDVTIYHGVTLGGTGKFKGKRHPTLGNRVVVGAGAKVLGAICIGDGAKIGANAVVLSDLPTGSTAVSAKAKIIIKDC
- the purU gene encoding formyltetrahydrofolate deformylase, with translation MLEFILKIQAKDAKGLVSAISSVIANKGYNIVKNDEFVDPLKQRFFMRLKIQKEITPLNVGIKEQEERSLKTALFKALENFKELSIEVILTRKKNIVLLATKESHCLGDLLLRVYGGELDAQVLGVIANYEILRPLVEKFDIPYFYAPCTNQTLHEKKILEIIKDLELKHKVSADLLVLAKYMRILSHDFTKRYENQILNIHHSFLPAFIGANPYQQAFERGVKVIGATAHFVNESLDAGPIIIQDTLPINHNYSVEKMRLAGKDIEKLVLARALKLVLEDRVFVHENKTVVF
- the sppA gene encoding signal peptide peptidase SppA, which codes for MWSFIQKIFKALVIMPLDFITKYFKSFVLLLIVLVFFSAKESAPSNPPNLAKLYLNGAIFSAEDFDKEVDKILKTPSIKGVLLLIDSPGGAVSASVELSEKIADLKQKMPVLAYARGVMASGSYYAGMQASEVYASKASLIGSIGVIFSGANVEDLLNKVGVATQGVHAGEYKEIGTFTRAWKPNEKDFLQNLVNEQYQMFVNDVAKARKLDAKDYKNFAEGKVFSAQNALKLKLIDKISTIKQAQNRLMELSKVKKAYWLEKSPMERFIEKATQSASHIITQALGYQLLMR